A single genomic interval of Stieleria maiorica harbors:
- a CDS encoding AAA family ATPase: MTTGMVLGKFLPPHLGHAYLIDFARHYVDDLTVVVGTLAAEPIPGIKRWQWMREMFGGTGTKVVHLDQELPQDPSEHPEFWRLWENALRPLIPERLDYVFASENYGWKLAEVLGAQFVQVDLDRSVMPVSGTKVRENPLAHWDYLPPCVRSHFVRRVCVFGPESTGKSTLAKDLANHFQSIAVPEYARTLIESQQGRIEAGDIVRIARGQTASEDALARAANRVLFCDTDLLLTTIWSEWLFDDCPDEVRSRANQRTYDLYLLTDVDVPWVKDQVRYLPADRRNFFDRCESKLKEQNRRYIVVRGSWEERFQTAVGAVEAMSLNP, translated from the coding sequence ATGACGACGGGAATGGTCTTGGGGAAATTTTTGCCGCCGCATCTGGGGCATGCGTATCTGATCGATTTCGCCCGACACTACGTCGATGATTTGACGGTCGTCGTCGGGACGCTTGCCGCGGAGCCGATTCCGGGAATCAAACGCTGGCAGTGGATGCGCGAGATGTTTGGCGGTACGGGAACGAAAGTGGTTCATCTGGACCAGGAGTTGCCGCAAGATCCCTCGGAGCATCCCGAGTTTTGGCGTCTTTGGGAGAACGCGCTTCGGCCGCTGATTCCTGAGCGACTTGACTACGTTTTTGCTTCGGAGAACTACGGCTGGAAACTTGCCGAGGTGCTGGGGGCACAGTTTGTCCAGGTTGATCTGGACCGCAGCGTGATGCCCGTTAGCGGCACCAAGGTGCGCGAGAATCCACTGGCGCACTGGGACTACTTGCCGCCCTGCGTCCGCAGCCACTTCGTGCGCCGTGTCTGTGTGTTCGGTCCCGAATCCACTGGAAAAAGCACGTTGGCGAAAGACCTGGCGAATCATTTTCAATCGATCGCGGTTCCGGAGTACGCTCGAACGTTGATCGAATCCCAACAGGGGCGGATCGAAGCTGGCGACATCGTCCGAATCGCTCGGGGACAGACGGCCAGCGAAGACGCATTGGCGCGGGCCGCCAACCGCGTGCTGTTTTGCGACACCGATCTGTTGTTGACGACGATCTGGAGCGAATGGCTGTTTGACGATTGCCCCGACGAAGTCCGGAGCCGCGCAAACCAGCGCACCTACGATCTGTATCTGTTGACCGATGTCGATGTGCCTTGGGTCAAAGACCAGGTCCGTTACCTTCCCGCGGATCGACGCAATTTTTTTGACCGCTGTGAATCGAAGTTGAAAGAACAGAACCGCCGTTACATCGTTGTCCGTGGAAGCTGGGAAGAGAGGTTCCAGACAGCCGTCGGTGCGGTGGAGGCGATGTCCCTAAACCCGTAG